A genomic stretch from Desulfohalobium retbaense DSM 5692 includes:
- a CDS encoding carbohydrate ABC transporter permease, which produces MKKRTLGLLAYFIILAVPIYWMINTSLKTDNEILKQLTFWPKDPTLKNYIEIFTSSIWRNSFFNSIVYVCLNVLITLVAAVPGAYAFSRWKFRGDHHLFFWLLTNRMAPAAVFMVPFTELYYTMHIYDTHWAVALAHCLFNIPLAIWILEGFMAGIPREIDETAFIDGYSFGRFFRKVFFPLIAPGIGVAAFLCFTFSWIELILAKALTVTEAKPVVVTLTVGIGAEGVRWGLLAAAGVLTMVPGAIVVYFVRNYLAKGFALGRV; this is translated from the coding sequence ATGAAGAAACGGACATTAGGCCTGCTCGCGTACTTCATCATTTTGGCTGTCCCCATATACTGGATGATCAATACCTCATTGAAGACAGATAACGAAATTCTCAAACAGCTCACTTTTTGGCCCAAAGATCCGACACTGAAAAATTATATCGAGATATTTACATCCTCAATCTGGCGCAACAGTTTTTTTAACTCCATTGTCTATGTCTGCTTGAATGTCCTTATCACCCTTGTCGCGGCTGTGCCTGGGGCATATGCCTTTTCCAGATGGAAATTCAGAGGTGATCATCATCTGTTTTTCTGGCTTCTGACCAATCGTATGGCTCCTGCCGCCGTATTTATGGTTCCGTTTACGGAACTCTACTACACCATGCATATTTATGACACACATTGGGCGGTGGCCCTGGCGCACTGTCTGTTCAACATCCCTCTGGCCATCTGGATCCTGGAAGGGTTCATGGCCGGGATTCCGCGTGAAATTGATGAGACGGCTTTTATCGATGGTTATAGTTTCGGCCGTTTTTTTCGCAAGGTCTTCTTTCCGTTGATTGCCCCAGGTATAGGTGTCGCGGCCTTCTTGTGCTTCACCTTTTCCTGGATTGAGCTCATTTTGGCCAAGGCGCTGACGGTCACGGAAGCCAAACCGGTGGTGGTCACGTTGACGGTGGGGATTGGGGCGGAAGGTGTCCGCTGGGGACTGCTGGCCGCGGCTGGGGTCTTGACCATGGTCCCCGGGGCTATCGTGGTCTATTTTGTCCGCAACTATCTGGCAAAAGGCTTTGCCTTGGGAAGGGTCTGA
- the glpK gene encoding glycerol kinase GlpK produces the protein MPQYIGAVDQGTTSSRFIIFDKAGRIVGQDQKEHQQIFPQPGWVEHDPMEIWDNTQEVIRGALTKAGISGKELAAIGITNQRETTVVWDRNTGKPFFNAVVWQCARTYDICKELIREGGQDRFRETTGLPVATYFSGPKIKWILDQVPEARRAAEAGDALFGTMETWIIWWLTGGPKGGAHVTDVTNASRTMLMDLQTLQWDDSILKVLGIPRQGLPRIVPSSDDRSWGPTSESGPLGARVPVCGAVGDQQAALVGQTCFEPGEAKNTYGTGCFLLLHTGHEPIPSRHGLITTLAYQFSGRQPSYCLEGSIAIAGALVQWVRDNLGMIQDASQIEELATQVEDTGGVYVVPAFSGLFAPYWRPDARGVITGLTRYANKHHLARAVLEATAYQTKDIVEAMDKDSGVTLKRLKVDGGMVQNELLMQFQSDILDVPVIRPQVAETTCLGAAYAAGIASGFWSGREELRNNWVEDKRWEPAMEAGHRAKLYAGWGKAVERTLNWIDDD, from the coding sequence ATGCCGCAATATATCGGTGCCGTGGACCAAGGAACGACCAGCAGTCGATTCATCATTTTTGACAAAGCCGGGCGTATCGTCGGCCAGGATCAAAAGGAACACCAGCAGATTTTTCCCCAACCCGGCTGGGTGGAACACGACCCCATGGAAATCTGGGACAACACCCAGGAGGTTATCCGCGGAGCTTTGACCAAGGCAGGGATATCCGGAAAGGAACTGGCGGCCATTGGGATCACCAACCAGCGAGAGACCACGGTGGTCTGGGACCGCAATACCGGCAAGCCGTTTTTCAACGCCGTGGTCTGGCAATGCGCCAGGACCTACGACATCTGCAAGGAATTGATCCGAGAGGGGGGGCAAGACCGGTTTCGCGAAACCACCGGACTGCCGGTGGCGACTTATTTTTCCGGCCCGAAGATCAAATGGATTCTGGACCAGGTCCCTGAGGCCAGACGAGCTGCCGAGGCGGGGGACGCTCTGTTCGGGACCATGGAGACCTGGATTATCTGGTGGCTGACCGGCGGCCCGAAAGGCGGGGCCCATGTCACGGATGTGACCAACGCCAGCCGGACCATGCTCATGGATCTGCAGACCCTGCAGTGGGACGATTCCATCTTGAAGGTGCTGGGCATCCCCAGACAAGGCCTGCCGCGGATTGTCCCCTCCAGCGATGATCGCTCCTGGGGACCGACCTCGGAGAGCGGTCCCCTCGGTGCCCGGGTCCCGGTGTGCGGAGCGGTTGGGGACCAACAGGCCGCCCTGGTCGGGCAGACCTGTTTCGAGCCCGGGGAGGCCAAGAACACCTACGGCACCGGCTGTTTTCTCCTGCTGCACACCGGACATGAACCGATTCCTTCCAGGCACGGCCTGATCACAACCTTGGCCTATCAGTTCAGCGGCCGGCAACCGTCGTACTGTCTGGAAGGCTCGATCGCCATCGCCGGGGCTCTTGTGCAGTGGGTGCGCGACAATCTGGGGATGATCCAGGACGCTTCTCAGATCGAGGAATTGGCCACCCAGGTCGAAGACACGGGGGGCGTTTATGTCGTGCCTGCCTTTTCCGGACTGTTTGCCCCCTATTGGCGTCCAGACGCCCGCGGTGTCATTACAGGGCTGACACGCTACGCCAATAAGCACCATTTGGCCCGGGCCGTTCTGGAGGCCACAGCCTATCAGACCAAGGACATTGTCGAAGCCATGGACAAGGATTCCGGCGTGACCCTCAAACGGTTGAAGGTGGACGGCGGCATGGTCCAGAACGAGTTGCTGATGCAGTTCCAGTCCGACATCCTCGATGTGCCGGTGATCCGTCCGCAGGTCGCTGAGACGACCTGTCTCGGCGCTGCCTATGCCGCAGGCATTGCTTCCGGGTTCTGGTCCGGCCGTGAGGAATTGCGCAACAATTGGGTGGAGGACAAGCGGTGGGAGCCCGCCATGGAAGCCGGCCACCGGGCCAAGCTCTATGCCGGATGGGGGAAGGCGGTCGAGAGGACCTTGAACTGGATTGACGACGATTAA
- a CDS encoding HesA/MoeB/ThiF family protein encodes MEQLDKEIRAAAVSETAVLRILPEQSGSEIAARTGVSLHDVEGAALELDILPQRYRRNWAALQVAEQLLLHRSTVALAGLGGLGGYVLELLARCGVGSIRGVDGDIFESSNLNRQLLSGQSTLGQAKAEAAALRVEEINPAVAFSATLATLDQDGFLQWLEGSDLVIDALGGTRVRLALHRAAAELGLTVVSAAVAGATGVVATIAPGDAGLRALWTDEQGAEEDMGCLPHGVAVLAGMQSAEAVNILTGHGAALQGFMGALDLNDFSWERMEIG; translated from the coding sequence ATGGAGCAGTTGGACAAAGAGATCCGTGCCGCAGCTGTCTCGGAAACGGCAGTGCTGCGCATCCTTCCCGAGCAAAGCGGTTCAGAAATAGCCGCTCGCACTGGGGTCAGCCTTCACGATGTTGAGGGCGCGGCCCTGGAACTGGATATCTTGCCGCAGCGGTACCGCCGCAATTGGGCGGCTCTCCAGGTAGCGGAACAGCTCCTGCTCCATCGCAGCACTGTTGCCCTGGCAGGCCTTGGCGGGCTGGGCGGCTATGTCCTGGAATTGCTGGCCCGCTGCGGGGTTGGCTCAATCCGTGGAGTGGATGGCGATATTTTTGAGTCCAGCAACTTGAACCGCCAACTCCTTTCTGGACAATCGACTCTGGGACAAGCCAAAGCCGAGGCAGCTGCGCTGCGGGTCGAAGAGATCAACCCGGCTGTCGCCTTTTCAGCTACATTGGCCACGCTCGACCAGGACGGGTTTTTGCAGTGGCTTGAGGGGAGCGACCTGGTGATCGATGCCCTGGGCGGGACACGTGTGCGCCTGGCCTTGCACCGGGCTGCGGCCGAACTCGGCCTGACTGTGGTCAGTGCCGCTGTGGCCGGGGCAACCGGGGTTGTGGCTACAATCGCTCCGGGCGATGCGGGGCTGCGGGCGTTATGGACGGATGAGCAAGGGGCTGAAGAGGATATGGGGTGTTTGCCCCATGGGGTGGCTGTGTTGGCTGGAATGCAAAGCGCCGAGGCGGTCAATATCCTTACCGGGCACGGGGCGGCGCTCCAAGGGTTCATGGGAGCGCTGGATCTCAACGATTTCAGCTGGGAACGCATGGAAATCGGCTGA
- a CDS encoding ABC transporter substrate-binding protein, protein MVCKRRVGLAVQLVIALALLVPASAGAQDTIGKWVDVFQPSVLNQKQQRQELEWFKQAAEPMQGLEIKSVAEGITTHKWEAKVLAQAFYEITGIKVTHDIIGEGEVVDRVQRQIQTQRKIYDIYVNDADLIGTHLRLDSALNLSDYMKGEGAEVTNPMLDLDDFLNPEFGQDYDGNQLQLPDQQFANLYWFRYDWFTDPKYKKEFQDEYGYELGVPVNWAAYEDIAEFFTGKTIDGQTVYGHMDYGKKSPSLGWRFTDAWLSIAGVGDKGLPNGYPVDEWGIRVDGKTPVGASVERGGAANSPAAVYATTKYVEWLKKYAPPYAASMTWSEAGPTPARGNVAQRVFQYITWLSDPAFNSPDSPVTDATGKPVWRVAPTPHGKYWDEGMKVGYQDAGSWTILKDSVTGKYRKAAWLWAQFCVSKSVCLKKFLVGRTPIRKSTVFSDYLAKEEEKGTYGGIVTFYKSPVEHMWTDSGPNVPHYPLLAEQWWKNVALAVTGEATPQEAMDSLAYKMDDLMGKMRLNQYSPKLNPKKSREYWLSQPGSPKPVRSEEEPETMPYDEMLKKWKNQ, encoded by the coding sequence ATGGTATGCAAACGTCGGGTGGGTTTGGCCGTTCAACTGGTCATTGCCCTAGCTTTGTTGGTCCCCGCCTCCGCAGGGGCCCAGGATACCATTGGAAAGTGGGTCGACGTCTTTCAACCCTCGGTGCTGAACCAAAAGCAGCAACGCCAGGAATTGGAATGGTTCAAACAGGCGGCCGAGCCGATGCAGGGCCTGGAAATCAAATCCGTGGCCGAAGGCATCACCACCCATAAATGGGAGGCCAAGGTCTTGGCCCAGGCCTTTTATGAAATCACCGGCATCAAGGTCACCCATGACATCATTGGCGAAGGTGAGGTTGTCGACCGGGTCCAGCGCCAGATCCAGACCCAACGGAAGATTTACGATATCTACGTCAACGATGCTGATTTGATCGGTACCCATCTCCGCCTCGACAGTGCCCTGAACCTCAGCGACTACATGAAAGGTGAAGGCGCTGAGGTCACTAACCCCATGCTGGATCTGGACGATTTCCTGAACCCGGAATTCGGCCAGGATTATGACGGCAACCAACTCCAATTGCCGGACCAGCAATTCGCCAACCTGTATTGGTTTCGCTACGACTGGTTCACCGACCCGAAGTACAAAAAAGAGTTCCAGGATGAATACGGCTATGAACTCGGCGTGCCCGTGAACTGGGCTGCCTATGAGGACATTGCCGAGTTCTTCACCGGCAAGACCATCGATGGACAGACCGTGTATGGCCATATGGATTATGGCAAGAAATCCCCGTCTTTGGGCTGGCGGTTTACCGACGCTTGGCTGTCTATTGCCGGTGTCGGAGATAAAGGGCTGCCCAACGGGTACCCCGTGGATGAATGGGGCATCCGGGTCGACGGCAAAACCCCTGTGGGGGCCAGTGTTGAGCGTGGTGGTGCGGCCAATAGTCCGGCCGCGGTCTACGCGACGACCAAGTATGTCGAATGGCTCAAGAAGTACGCTCCCCCCTACGCCGCTTCCATGACCTGGTCTGAAGCAGGGCCAACCCCTGCCCGCGGCAATGTGGCGCAGCGGGTTTTCCAGTACATCACCTGGCTCTCCGACCCGGCCTTCAATTCACCGGACAGCCCGGTCACAGACGCTACCGGCAAGCCGGTCTGGCGTGTGGCCCCGACACCGCACGGCAAATACTGGGATGAAGGAATGAAGGTTGGCTATCAGGATGCCGGCAGTTGGACGATCCTGAAGGACAGTGTGACAGGAAAGTACCGCAAGGCCGCTTGGCTGTGGGCCCAATTCTGCGTGTCCAAGTCGGTGTGTCTGAAGAAATTCCTCGTGGGTCGCACCCCCATCCGGAAATCCACGGTTTTTTCCGATTACCTGGCCAAGGAAGAGGAAAAAGGGACGTACGGCGGAATCGTGACCTTCTACAAGTCCCCGGTGGAGCATATGTGGACCGACTCCGGGCCGAATGTGCCCCATTATCCGCTTCTGGCCGAGCAGTGGTGGAAAAATGTCGCCCTGGCCGTTACCGGTGAAGCCACACCCCAGGAAGCGATGGACAGTTTGGCCTATAAAATGGACGACCTGATGGGGAAAATGCGGCTCAACCAGTATTCTCCGAAACTCAATCCCAAAAAGTCCCGGGAATATTGGCTTTCCCAGCCCGGCTCACCCAAGCCGGTCCGCTCCGAAGAAGAGCCGGAAACCATGCCCTATGACGAAATGCTGAAGAAATGGAAGAACCAATAG
- a CDS encoding carbohydrate ABC transporter permease, producing the protein MKNRAWLFLVPALVLMAISAFIPLMTVINYSLHYIFAGSAPTFVGFENYAEVLQDPAFQGALVRQLVFSSLVLLVEVPLGVMVALAMPKRGPWVAVCLVLLGIPLLIPFNVVGIIARLFTQASIGVIPALCELVGYNFNVALDPIDASLTVFLIDVWHWTPLVVLLCYAGLQAIPDAYYQAAQIDGASTWQTFRYVTLPKLRPVLIIGVLLRFMDSFKIYAEPLLLTGGGPGSSTTFLSLHVARKAESYELGYAGASSIIYLFIVIVLSFIFFQLMSNIGKGEQK; encoded by the coding sequence ATGAAGAACAGGGCGTGGCTCTTTCTGGTTCCAGCACTGGTTTTGATGGCCATCAGCGCGTTTATTCCGCTGATGACCGTCATCAATTACTCACTTCACTATATTTTTGCCGGTTCAGCGCCGACCTTCGTGGGGTTTGAGAATTATGCCGAGGTCTTGCAGGACCCGGCCTTTCAAGGCGCCCTGGTCCGGCAGCTTGTTTTCAGCTCTCTGGTTTTGCTGGTGGAGGTCCCCCTGGGGGTCATGGTGGCTTTGGCCATGCCCAAGAGGGGCCCGTGGGTCGCGGTCTGTCTGGTCCTGTTAGGCATCCCCCTGCTGATCCCGTTCAATGTGGTCGGGATCATCGCCAGGTTGTTCACCCAGGCCTCCATCGGTGTTATCCCGGCCCTGTGTGAACTGGTCGGTTACAATTTCAATGTGGCCCTGGATCCTATTGATGCATCCCTGACGGTGTTCTTGATCGATGTCTGGCATTGGACCCCGCTGGTGGTGCTGTTGTGTTACGCTGGCCTGCAGGCCATCCCCGACGCCTACTATCAGGCCGCTCAAATCGATGGGGCCTCGACCTGGCAGACATTCCGGTATGTGACCCTGCCCAAGCTCCGCCCCGTATTGATTATAGGTGTGCTGCTCAGATTTATGGATTCCTTTAAGATCTATGCCGAGCCCCTGCTCTTGACCGGCGGCGGGCCAGGGAGTTCGACGACGTTTTTGAGCCTGCACGTGGCCCGGAAGGCCGAATCGTATGAACTCGGCTACGCCGGTGCGTCATCTATTATTTATCTGTTTATCGTCATTGTTCTCAGTTTTATTTTCTTCCAACTCATGAGCAATATCGGCAAAGGGGAGCAGAAATGA
- a CDS encoding DUF2160 domain-containing protein has product MLHWFQDFTSWMYWTLPSVLGIGGLFAAIGVMTVWDVLSPSVARKGFLPITTTRGDRFFIGIISTIAIFLIWLAFLGQTQLWAPLGISIVWFAIEGIWG; this is encoded by the coding sequence ATGCTGCACTGGTTTCAGGATTTCACCTCGTGGATGTATTGGACATTGCCGAGCGTTTTGGGAATTGGCGGTCTTTTTGCGGCCATCGGGGTCATGACGGTCTGGGATGTGCTCTCGCCCTCAGTGGCCCGGAAGGGGTTTCTTCCCATCACCACCACGCGTGGGGACCGGTTTTTTATCGGCATCATCTCCACGATCGCTATTTTTCTGATTTGGCTCGCCTTTTTGGGGCAGACGCAATTGTGGGCCCCGTTGGGTATTTCCATTGTCTGGTTTGCGATCGAAGGGATCTGGGGCTGA